ttgtaacatttttttgagttacatcaggtgtaacttgaacccaaccctatatttctttaattcgatgtgaattttgacaaatctaccattatattatattatcttcatatatttttcatgcttacaaaattccatagtgatcaaagattaatagccatgtcatcaatcaattgtctagattcaagttttagtagtttaaaataatgtataaaagatgagttcatagatcaaatggtaaattacatccgattgacatgaaaattggcatgcatgttaaggtcatataaaaaatgtaatccaacggttggattttcaaaacatgtgttcaataataagttattgtgTATTCAGTGAATTATTATgtgcaaaaattaaagagtctaaattcaattagattctaaattgaattttaattagagttcaATTTTGAGGTGGGTGGGTTGTGAGCCGGTTGGGGTGGGTAGAGGTCGGATTGGGTTTAGGTTAGGCTGGAGTGGGTGGGTTGAGACCGGCTGGGGTGGCTGGGGTTGAGGTTGGGTTAGGGTGTGTAGAAATCGGGGTGGCTGGGGTTGAGACCGAGTTGGGTTTGGTTGTGGCGGTTGGGATGGTGGGTTGTGGCTGTTGTGATGGTTTCTAGGTTTGATGTTTGTATGGAGGGTTGGATTTTTCATGTGGTGTTCTGGGTTTGCTAGAGATtgagggttgggtttgggtttgtgttctttgtgttttgaatctttgaagGTGTTTTAATTTCCTTGGCATTTGATTCGTGTTCTTggtttgattttctaggtttgtgttcttgtgttcataggcatttgattttattgtttttaattctgtttttttttatttagttaaaattgacaaattatttttaaaaaaatagatgctgacgtgacatttttaataatattttaatgtctttGGCTGCCACCTCAGCTATTTCTGTCGGTTGACtgatggaaagaaagaaaataacacacgttaattgatttagagactaaaagtggtcaaaataaaatgtagagactaaaatggaaaaacgtcaaaatgtaggaactaaaagtgcatttacgctttaatttaaaatataatttgaatttactatttttgttATCATAACTATCAATTTTCGGaaagcatattaaaaaaatgtgtttgcatgtttttttcttttattgttctTGAAAACTTTAAATATCCACTAGTGTTAGAATAAATTGATTTAGTGTCCACTTATAAGTAACATGTTGTTTGGTAGTCTATTGGTAGCACTTCTTTGTGGAGTAGCACTCCCTCAAGGGATCAATTCCTAGCGCCAGCATAATTTTCAGGTTAATTGTTTTTTTCAGCgccatgttaattttttttagcgcCATGCCCAATTTTCAGcgccaattttatttttcatttttttttatttgaaaaaaaaaaccctaacctaTCTTTCGTGCTCCTCTACTCACGCGTTTCTGACTCCCACAGACCTCACGCCTCTCCTCCCTCATTGATCGGTAAGCTCTCACTTTCATcgatcctctctctctttctctctcattgatCTCCATTGTTGATGAGTAAGCCATTTATATCTCTTTGTACATTCACATTTACTTCTCATGTCTCCCTGTTTTTTTTTCTGCATATAGTGACTTTGGAGTAATTGTTTTGTGTTTCCATCTGATGctcactttacaaaaaaaaaaaaaaaaaaaaaaaaaaaaaagctgaataTTTCGTACTGTTTGCTGCCAGAGTGGTTAAATGATGGACAAAGACAATCCAGGAATTTTGTAATGCCAAGGTTTTGATTTGATTCCTATCTTGTTGAAGTTCATTAGAATTTGTGAGTTTCCTCAAATCTCATGTTCTTCTCTTCTGATGTATCCCTCTTAACTAAACATAACCTTCAGATTTCTCTATTTTGTGTGCTTGCTAGATCTcttgaatttataaaaactgTGATTACAATGCAATAGAACAAAATGACTCTGTTTGATTGTGAAGATTATTGAACTTAATTGCAAAGAGAGTGAAACTGAAAATAGTGGGGTTAGTGTGGTTTGGTTTGAGGGTGAGAGATTgttgggaaagaaaagaagaagggaaagtAAAGAGTTTGGGAGAGAGTTTgaggtgagagagagattggttCAATGGTAGAGAATCCATAGTTTGTGagcttttcttggttatgggGTTTTGGTGGGAAGAGATGGAAGAGTTTAGAGAAGGGGACTGAGTTGTCAATGGTGGGTGCAGTGTAAATGTAATCTAATGAGGATAAGGAACCACATCCAAtataatggttttttttgttttgccttGTCCACGTAATTTTGTGGGAGTGATTTCTAGCCACACGTGGTAATGAACTTTGGGGTCAGCTGAGATAGTGACTTTGGTGAGTAAAATGTTGGTCCAGGAGCCTCTAAAGGGAATGAAGATGATTATTGTAAAAAGAGAATTGTGggattaattaattttcaagtcATATAAGCATTTTGACGACAAAGAATAATTACCATGGGTAGatgcaaatttaaattttgtcttaTAAACAAGAGGAAGACAAATTGGAAAAAGTTTGacattcgtttttttttttttataattgatctATGTGATTTAATCAGATCAATATtccaaaataatgtttttatttatttatttataatataattcaatagttggtgAAGGAAGATTATTGAAGGAATATTTCATTATTCTTTGTTAGGTTCAAAATTTGTGGCAAATTGATGTCAGAGCTTGAGGACCCTACACATGTTATGATTGTCATTGAAGTTGGATTCTTGAAGGTTTTATTAATCTATCTTTTTCTATgctgctcatttttttttcttatgtatCTTCTATGCATTGGAATGAAATCATGCATCTTGGAGATTTTCTCTTTTACACGTTTAAGACTATAGATGAGTTCAATGACTACCAACCCCTATCTTGGTAGGTAGATTCATAGTATTTAAAAGAGCATGCATCATTCATGGTGGTGGTGTTAATCAAGGTAGATAAATAGTACTAGCTAGGAAACAAGCAAATATTAGTAGTTTAAAAAGTTAAAGAGATAAGACCCTATTAATTGCTAATTTGCtagatattttatcattttgtacgtcattgcaaatgaagtagCTATAAGAAGCTATTCAATGCTAGCTAGTTGTCAGTGCTTTACTGATATTGAGCCCAAAGTATGTCAAAGTTAGCTGCAAGTTGATTTTTGTAATCATTGCAACAGAAGGTGCATGCATGATACAtggtttttgagagagagaagtgagagtTGTGAGGGTTGAGAGAGAGGTGATAGATCTGAGAAGTGTCGGGTTGAGTAAAAAgtaatagaaacaaaaacaaataaatactaatttaacaggagtaagaataaataaataaataaaaattagcttTCCGCTACATACCGTCATATATagttgtgcactgtagcaatgtaGATAAAAAATTTACCTATAGCACCATCATTATAGCCCCCTTTTGTATATGGTGgtactaaaaatagttttttagcatcaccattgtgaatgctctaaaaaaGCCACTTTAATTATACATTtaacacatcaatttataatatatctaacatcaacatttctatttttttaccaccCCATTTAAGATTTCAGCTATTGTAGGATgtcaaaaatgatattttactcTAACtaagatgttaaaacttttaaatataataCCCTTAGTGTAGTGTGCTTTTTTAGAATCACATGTTAAAAAATAGCATATTTAGCTTTTGAAACCTTAAATGAGAATACTCTTAAGCACATGTTagtaaagaatttaaaaaaaaattataaaaaataaaaaaatagttatttgttttgacattttttccaattctgcatcaaaattttatttttaaaacaatcagtcttaataaacaatttataatttatttttcatcactTTTGGGTTTTCTCATAATTGCATAACTGCTTTCAATAAttgcataactttttttaaaggTCTTAACACAGACATGTGGCTTGTGTTGTAATAAATGAGGAGTGTGATAAATAAACTTCTTTTATGATTGATTGTGTATTAATTACATCACTAACTTCatgttaagaaaatattattaaagctaACTGATTGAAACTAACTAATTCATTAATTACAAAACTAGCTCCTAAGGATCACGTAAATTTGCATGAAAGGTAAATAACCATAAAGTGGTCAAGATCCACTGTTTGATTCATAATCTTAGTTAAGGCAAGTGTCCCACGTGTAGACCAACAACAAGAAGAGAGAGCATTGACCTAATATAGGGTATATCCATCATATatgaattatgaatttaattataatacATATAGTAGTACTGTATATTATAtggttgaaattattttaatttagtttctgGTTCACATGGCAAGATGGTAGagattctcttttttttggttgtgggaAGACAAAATACCCTTTAGAGTATTGCTAAGAGAATCCCAGTTTAATAATGTTATCTTGTGGGAAGTGTGATAGGGTTGTCGTGCAACAACACGGGGCAACTATTTATCTGAAGCAAAATTCAATAATGATCCAAGCAATTAAAcaaggctttttctttttcttcttatattttaagAGATGGATATGGACCACCAAAACCCTTtgtcctatttaattttttaaagaagcaTTGTTAGTGGAGTCATTCTTTATGGAAATCTCACTTGATGGAAAAATTCCTAAATGACCAACTTCATTagcttgttttatttttattttatttataatccTTGCTATTTTAAGGGACTTGTTAGGTTTatatttgaataatattatagtacacattaatttattgaaatgacaaattgttattagttttcgGTTGAGTTCGTCACTaacactattttattatttatttttcacaatttgtcATTTCATCAATTGTGACACATTATTGTATGTAGtattattctttatatttactaaataaaaagaaagttggaagaagaaaaaagatatatacTTAGACAACTAGCTAGCCTTTTTGCACCATTCCCATATTCCAAACTTCATGTGGAGAATTATTAGACTTGATATATAGTAGGAAACTCCCTTTGTTCATCTACCAATACCGTATAGAATCTGCAAAATACAACGGCTATAAAACTACATTGATTGAGAAAGAGATGGGCCCTACAACCTTTTTTTTAGTGTCACGTATAGAGGATCACTTGCAGTCTTTTTTTAGTCTACACAATATGAGTCCCTTTAGCTCTTAATGTGCAGCAACTTTCAAAGAGTCAACAAAACCATTACCACTTCATTCATAAGCATTTTGAATCCTTCACTTGCATAGAAGAAAATACTGAATGACATACCCCAAAAAAGGAGTTCCCACGAAATTAGACTAAAACTTGTATAGTTTTATTATTACCTCAGCCTACAATAGGAAAAAGGAGAAACAAAATAGATGGATGAAAGGGCTAGGCTTATTGGCTTAGCCTTGTAGTTGTGGGGTACCCTACTCAACAAAGAAACCCAGCACAACCTACTCAATGagcttcctctttcttcttcctttactcattttcttatttatttatttatttattttgctcgAATCTAAAACCTTTTTCTCTGCATTTTCTTTTCAGCCAAATACCAACAGAATAAACCAACACAGCCAGCAATAATCAAAGcaaagagaaccaaaaaaaaaaaaaaaaaaagaacaaagaggGCATCAGCTGGGTAAACCCGAAAttcctcttttcatttttctatagcTCTATTTACACTTTTTGTACACAATACACACACCATCACGGAGTCACAACACCCACATTCTGCTTCTAATCTACTCACACATACATGCGCTATGCTCACCTGGACACAACACAATAGCACAAAAAGGTCCATAGCTTACCCCCTATTTGAGATTAtgggtttgagagagagagatggtgagaGATGGGCCCATCGGCatgttttccttttaattaataaaatgcCATATTGTTTTCTTGCATGTTCATATTGGTCcatattttgtcatatttgcatggtgttatatggcGATTGAGTTGATATTGGGAGTGTTGATTTATTTGTGTATATTTTCTAAGTTTTGAAGTACATCTAGAATTGAATACATAAAGTATTTATcaattttcaaacttttaattctttttggaCTAAAAATAAAGGATTGTAAGAATGAAATTGTGACTTTTGATATAATGTGTCACTCCAAAGTATATTGGAGGTTTAGATGTTAGaaaacattatgtatgacatttcATCTTGTATGTGTGATCAGATATGGATAATAGTTGGATGACACTTGGTAAGACACCTAGAGACAGACTAAGTCAACAATATATTGATGGGGTGAATTCATTTCTTACTTTTGCAATGACTGTGGTGGACCAAAGTGGAAAAATTCCGTGCCCATGTATTGACTGTTTGAATTGCTATCAACAGTCTGTTCACATTGTGCAAATTCATTTACTTCATCGTGGGATTATGCAAGATTATACTAAGTGGTACTATCATGGAGAACCCCGTGAATTAAATGAGAACATTGATGATGAAGAAATGCTAGACAATGATCATCTAGATGGCATTGATGCCTTGGTGGAGGATCGAATTAGAGGGGAACCAAGAGATACAACCCAGCAAGATGAGGAAGTGtgtaattttgataaaatgttTAGTGATTCAAAGCATGAGCTGTATCCAGGTTGCACAGATTACACTCTTTTGAAGTTTGTCATTGAGATGCTAAATGTGAAGGTAACAACCAACTTGAGTAATAAGGGGCTTGACATGATACTAGACTTGTTGAGTAAGCTTTTACCAAAAGGTAACTTGGTTCCAAGGTCAACTTATGAAGCAAAAAAGATATTACGTGACTTGGGCTTATCATATGAGCACATTCATGCATGTAAAAATGATTGTGCTCttttttggaaggaaaatgaaaaccttgATAAATGTCCGGTGTGTCAGACGCCTAGATACAAGGATAATAGAACAGGTGGTAAGAAGATTGCTCAAAAAGTATTGCGCTACTTCCCATTGACTCCTAGGTTGCGGAGATTATACATGTCTAGAAAAAGAGCTGAAGACATGAGATGGTACATAGAAAAACGTGTGAATGATGGGATATTAAGGCATCTAGCTGATAGTCAAGAGTGGAAGGAGTTTGATTTGAAACATCGTGAGTTTGCCCTAGAACCTCGCAATGTGAGATTAGGGATGGCTACAGATGGTTTTAACCCTTTTGGGAATATGAACAATAACTACAGTATGTGGCCTGTCATACTCATTCCCTATAACCTACCACCTTGGTTAGTTATGAAAGAACCTTATTTTATGATTTCCTTACTTATTCCTGGACCCAATCAACCAGGAAATGAGCTTGATGTTTTCTTGAGGCCATTGGTGGATGAGTTGAAGGAGTTATGGGAAGAGGGTGCACGCACTTACGATGCATCTTGTGGTATGCATTTTCAGATGCGTGTCGCTTTGTTGTGGACAATACATGACTATCCTGGATTCGGTAATGTGTCTGGGTGGAGGACAAAGGGTTATCATGCTTGTTACACTTGCAATGATGAACCATATTCAGAGACATTGGAAAGTAAAATTAGATATACTAACCATCGAGCCTACTTGCCTATGGACCACCCTTGGCGAAAGAGTTGTTCATTCAATGGTAAAATTGAGAAACGAATGAGATCATTGGAGTTACCGGTGGAAAAGATAAATGAGCAATTAGACCGAAtgccaaatataattttgggaaaggatccaaacaacaagAAAAAGCGTCCAATTATTGGAGAACCGAATTGGTCAAAGGAAAGTATCCTATACAAGCTACCATACTGGAGGAATAAGAAGCTTAAGCACAACATTGATGTCATGCATGTTGAGAAAAATATTAGTGAGAGTACATTTGGAACTTTGTTGAGAATTGAGGGGAAAAACAAGGACACAGACAAGGCACGCAAGGACTTGAAAAATATGGGCATAAGGAGTGTTTTGCACCTCCAAGAACGTCCTGATGGATCATTTGACAAGCCTCATGCCTTCTTTTCATTGTATCCTGAAGAAAGGGAtggtttttatgaatttttgaaaTCAGTCAAATATCCAGATGGCTATGCAGAAAACATATCAAGGTCGGTGAACACAAGACATGGTAGACTATTAAATTTGAAAAGCCATGACTGTCATGTGCTATTACAACGGATTCTTCCAATTGGGATGCGGGGTTTTGCTGATAATGACATTTGTACGGTATTGTTTGAGTTGGGTAGTTTCTTTCAAGACTTATGCTCTAGGACTCTAAGGAAGAGCGACTTGGAGAAATTAGAAGGACGTATACTTCTCATACTATGCAAACTCGAGAAGTATTTTCCTCCAGCCTTCTTTGATGTAATGGTTCATCTTGCTGTTCACCTACCTCGTGAAGCCATTCTTGGAGGACCAATGCAATATAGATGGATGTATCCCATTGAAAGGTAATTCTCTCCATCCATTAATTATAGTTTGTcgaacgtttttttttttaaagcaaattaTATTGCGTATGTAGTCATACTCCCAATTCATTTTTCCTTGAAGATTTCTTGGAACGTTGAAAAGATATGTTTCCAACCAAGCTCGACCAGAAGGTTCAATTGCAGAGGCTTACATTCTTAAAGAGTGTATTACTTTCTCGTCATTATATCTTGATGGAGCTGAAACCGTGCACAATTGAAGGGAAAGAAATGCAGATTGTGGTGAA
The sequence above is drawn from the Castanea sativa cultivar Marrone di Chiusa Pesio chromosome 5, ASM4071231v1 genome and encodes:
- the LOC142635441 gene encoding uncharacterized protein LOC142635441, translated to MDNSWMTLGKTPRDRLSQQYIDGVNSFLTFAMTVVDQSGKIPCPCIDCLNCYQQSVHIVQIHLLHRGIMQDYTKWYYHGEPRELNENIDDEEMLDNDHLDGIDALVEDRIRGEPRDTTQQDEEVCNFDKMFSDSKHELYPGCTDYTLLKFVIEMLNVKVTTNLSNKGLDMILDLLSKLLPKGNLVPRSTYEAKKILRDLGLSYEHIHACKNDCALFWKENENLDKCPVCQTPRYKDNRTGGKKIAQKVLRYFPLTPRLRRLYMSRKRAEDMRWYIEKRVNDGILRHLADSQEWKEFDLKHREFALEPRNVRLGMATDGFNPFGNMNNNYSMWPVILIPYNLPPWLVMKEPYFMISLLIPGPNQPGNELDVFLRPLVDELKELWEEGARTYDASCGMHFQMRVALLWTIHDYPGFGNVSGWRTKGYHACYTCNDEPYSETLESKIRYTNHRAYLPMDHPWRKSCSFNGKIEKRMRSLELPVEKINEQLDRMPNIILGKDPNNKKKRPIIGEPNWSKESILYKLPYWRNKKLKHNIDVMHVEKNISESTFGTLLRIEGKNKDTDKARKDLKNMGIRSVLHLQERPDGSFDKPHAFFSLYPEERDGFYEFLKSVKYPDGYAENISRSVNTRHGRLLNLKSHDCHVLLQRILPIGMRGFADNDICTVLFELGSFFQDLCSRTLRKSDLEKLEGRILLILCKLEKYFPPAFFDVMVHLAVHLPREAILGGPMQYRWMYPIERFLGTLKRYVSNQARPEGSIAEAYILKECITFSSLYLDGAETVHN